The following is a genomic window from Mustela lutreola isolate mMusLut2 chromosome 5, mMusLut2.pri, whole genome shotgun sequence.
ctgcctacttgtgatctctgtcaaataaataaataaaatcataaaaaaaaaattgactaagGAAATGAAACTTCCTAGAGGATACCCTGCAGAGAGGGATGGCAGGCAGTAAAGCTCCTCAGAAGCTGGACTATTTGTGTTCACTCTCCTGCACAGAAAATGCCACTTAAGAAATTGTTTTGAACACAGCTGCTAATTGTGTAACAAAAAGTTATGATACCCAACATTTTTAAATCACCTATTTTTCTCCTTCAGAATTAAAGAACTAGCTAGTGAAACTGGTGCATCTTTGCACTTCAGCTGCACTGCTGTCACTGGGTAACCCTGAGCAAAGTCATGTAACCaactgggcctcaatttcctcattattAAACTGCAAAAACTAGACCATATATGAGTGTCTACAATCTGTCCATTAGGTTAGCTTATGACCTAATCAACATTTGGAAAATGCTGAATAGTTACCTGAGGAATTGTTGAACAGCTTAAAACACTGCCCGCAGAAGTAACACTCAGAGTTCTTGTTCTGCTCTGTTTaatatcttctgtattttcttcatctctaaaattaaaagaaagtcaCAAATTAtccagttaattttttatttaattatggcAATTAACTTATATTATTCCTACATTATAGTAAAACCTAAAAAACACACCTGCCAGAAAggtcattatatttaaaatttctgtagaGGTAAAACTATCCACAATTCAGCCCAATTTATTAACACTTCATTTTTCAGCATTCAAATAGTCACTATCAAAATTGCAAAATGGTAGAATGTTTCAGCCACAAAATTTGTTATCACGTCCCCACAATTCATATCTTTCCCACTaatcatctccttttctttcactaaACTTTACCAATGTCTGCCTCTTACAACGTAAATCCTTATAAAACTTTCCTGCCATCTCCCAGACAACAACTGAGGACACTCTCGTGGTCTGCTCTGTTAAGGCAGAAAACATGATGGAAAATAACTTGTTTTACACATGCTCAAAGTTTTTATGTATACAAGGTATAAGAAATTCAGACAACATTAACCCCTAACAGtatttttcatcaaaatgttATCTTGTTTCCATTCTGAATAACAAAATTTTTGCCCAACATGTGTTTAAAGAGAACAAATTACTCCATACTAAAACTATTAAACCTatgtagattttcttcttttacttactCAAACTCCTCAGCCACTGCCACCCttgatttgaatttaattttacaaGCTTACTATTTGAGTGGTAATAGCCCTGAGATTCTGGATATGGTTATACAAAAAAGGCAcaaaatttttgtgttttgcttcaCAATAAAACTAGTTAAGACAGCCTTAGCATGTAAGCCTGAACATGTACTGAGAAATGCCTAATAAATGCTATTAATTTAGTTTTGTCATattactattttgaataaaactcCCACTtcaggataaagaagatgtgatatatacagatacacacacacacacacacacacacacacacacacacacactggaatactatgcagccatcaaaagaaatgtaatcttgccatttgcaatgtcatggatggaactagagggtattatgctgagtgaaataagtcaatcagagaaagacaattatcatacactCTCCCTCATATCAtacgatatgaggaatttgaaaggcagagtagggggtcTGGGGAATagggaaggataaaatgaaacaagatgggatcgggagggaaactctcttatgagactcttaatctcacaaaacaaactgagggttgctggagggagtggggtgtggagagggtggttgggttatggacattggggagggtatgtgataggtgagtgctgtgaagtgtgtaagcctgacaattcacaaacctgtagctcttgagcaaataatacattatatgttaacaaaaataatttaaaaaacctccATTTCATTGAACTATAGTTATTTGATTCTGGATAAACTATTCCAAGtctagaaattaaattttttatatcttttgctAGTATTAATATTTGCAAGAAAAAGACtcttacaagaaaaataatatataacattatataatctTAACTGTAAATGAGCAAATAGGGATACAGGATTCAAAGTACCAGAGAAAATTCACTATAGGTAGGTATTTTAGGAAGAGAGCATATTTACTGCATATTTATTGGACTACACATAAATCAAACATACATTAGATGTAAAATCACAAAAATATCTGAACATTCATCCATCTACAATTTGGTCTATTTATCAAGATTAAtttgaggagcctgggtggcttggtgggttaagcctctgcctttggctcaggtatgatcttggggtcctgagactgactcctgtattgggctctctgcttggcggggggcctgcttcccccattctctctgcctgcctctctgcctacttgtgatcttgctctgtcaaataaataaaatctttaaaaaaaaagatcaatttaTCAACTAtttgtaaataattcttttaatgtaattGGTTTGAATTTTAAGGCAGAACTGCTTAAAACTGACATAATAGGTTGCAAAGGGTAATGTGAATTTTAACAACAAAAGGTTATTTGCTTTCATTATTTACATGTAATGGGGAAGaattaaatcaaatctttaaaaaaagatcaatttATCAAATGTTTGTAAATCATTCTTTTAATGTAATTGGTTTGCATTTTTAAGGCAGAACTGCTTAAAACTGACATAATAGGTTGTAAAGGGTAATGTGAACTTTAACAAAAGGTTATTTGCTTTCATTATTTACACGTAATGGAGAAGACTATAACTCTGTTACATCatttgggaaaaaacaaacaaacaaacacacccaCTCATCTACCAGCCCTGAACAAAGTATAGGTCTCCAcattaaagtgttaaaaaaaaaaatcaatccacagACATCTATACCTGAAAGGCCTGATTTCTTTGTTTAATGATGACAAGGCAAGCAGATGAGGGCATACATCTTCATATTCTTCATAGCCCATGCAGATTCCTTCTTGACCTGCTTTACCATTTTGCCTGGtgtcattttcagttttgtttttctcctcagaACACTCAGTTACAGAACTGTTAACAACCTgctcttctatttcttctaaagCTTGACTAAATTCAGGTATTTCAAAATTGTGTGCATCAGCACTCTCATCTGACAAATCATCTTTCTTTATTTGCTCAAGATCTCCAGATGATTTGCAACAGCAGTCAGCTGTTTCATCTGTAGAGTTTGGATcactatgattttttaaactataaaccTTTGCTTTTTCTAACATCTCTTCATCAGAATGTGAGAATTCAGACTCGTCTtttgtttcagtatttttatcATCTGGACCTACTGGATGAAGCAGTTCATCATATGCTTGCATTTCCTTTGTGTAGCCACTGGCAGAAACCTCTACATCAAGAGAGTCTTCCCTCCTAGGAAAAAGGAATGACTGCTtaagtaataggaaaaaaaatgtacctgACATGGGTATTTATTATTCTGACAAATTATAATCCTCAAATGAGTTTAGTAGTTTGTATGCTTTAAAGATTATTCTTTCCCTAAAATCTAATACTTAGTTAGGTATTCAAATGTAAAAGATACAGGCTTATTTTCATGTAAGAATAAAGTGACTATGGAAAGCAATAAATACTAGTAGAAAGTATTAACATCAgttgatatttatttaataaactcaCTTTCAAAAGGGGCtaaagatttcttcttttaagttATGTCAATCATCCCAAATCAGAAAACtgtatattaagtatataaaataaatggggAAATTTTGCTTtgagaatttatatataattattttccataaatCAATTAAATATAGTTTCTCTTCTGAACAAAGGAAAACGTAAACTCCAATGAACACTTGACTTGCTTCCTTAAAAATGGGTTATTCACTATTAAGCTGCACTTTGCAGTAAAAGTTTGAGAATTTGTAAGAAACTAGGGATGTTCCTCCCCTAAATCCAGTAACATTGCCTTAGTAGACCAAAGGTAGAAATTTTCTAGTGTTTAAGTTTCATTTATACATTAGACAGCAATGATACTCAACAATGATGATACCCCACAATTATTATAATGTGCTGGAGGTCactatttggaaatttttaaaatgaaactaacTGTTAAAACTCTTAGAACTAAATAAATCAGGttatttaaagttttatcattttaaacaaAGAGGAGTACAAACCTGATATCACTAAAAGTTGGATAAAGCTCACTTTCATAGCTGAAACGTTTCATGAAGAAATCTCTAATGCATTTAACATCTCTGTCAAAATACCTGTAAAGGCAAGAATCATTTTTTTACATATAGCCAGTGTTGCTCATGTTTTTCCTTATTAGGCAATGACAATATCCTTAATAATGACACTCTTAATCACTGTATGAAAAAGGAGTTACtcatgagaagaaaataaaagaaacaactcaGTTGCCAGtgtgtttgaaaaattaaaactaaaagcaaagaaatgaagaggaaataaaagctgTCAAAGGGATTAAGTCCCTATAGTTAGAAAATTCAAGGTCTTCCCATACTGTAACAGACATACTAAGAGAAGATAAGATGTATATGAATTTCAGGAACGAAGATCCTGGATCTGTGGTGTGGGGGTAGATTtccacttttcctttttaatttccagTCTGTCTGGTTATACTTCTCATCAACTATACCAAGAGAACCTAGTCAACTGCAAAAGCTAAAGATATAATAGGTTAGTGACACCTAAGAAAAACTTTGGGGACtattaattatgttatgtttatATACCTTTATTATCTGTTAGCTAATTTGCAACAACAGCCAAGAGAGACAAATAATACTATGGCTTATAAATAATGATCTGAAGACATGTTAATCTGGTCCAAGTGTAGAAGGACCTGTGAATATCACATTGCTTTTTAGGCCACGGTAAAGTAGTAAGAACAGATTAAATTCTCTAGGTTCCTAGAtaagggagaataaagaaacaggGTACTGTGGAATTGACTACCTGCttgaatattaattaattaatattttagaaaaatatgaagtCTGGAAACAGAAAGATAATGccactcttctttccttttaggaCACCAGAGggaaaaactttaataaaattattttaaaattatatttttatatatgtctatGTCTCATCCAACTAGATAAAATCTCAAAATCTTCAAAAGCAGAGATAggtgttatttatattttaattatttattaatttatatcttCTTAATTTCTGGTGTTAGCACAACTTCTATACCCCAGTACTTGCCCATTAAATATCAAGTTAAGGgaaacctgagtggctcagttggttaagcagctgccttcagctcaggtcatgatcctagcatcctgggatcgagtcccacatcgggctccttgctcagcagggagcctgcttctccctctgcctctgcctgccattctgtctgcctgtgctctctctctcgcaaataaataaataaaatctttaaaaaaaaatcaagttaaatcACACTGTTTCCCTATAGAATAATGCACCCTACATTTCAAATGCCATGATTTGTCATCATTTCTTCCTATAATTCTGGTGGTTCCTGGATGTTCCTTCATTGTGACTATGTTACCCCATATAATAAAAATGGTcattagtcaacatccaaaaatattttaaccacCCAAGCACCTAACAATCTATTAGTAATTGTTTGGTTGGGAATACtctttaagtttatatttaaatgaacatttctttttctagaacaagtatagacattttctaaTGAAGATCAGGAGGAAGAAAACCTTGACTGAACACAAACTGGTGTGAATTCCAACTTTCCAAGAATTCATTATCTCTATTATCTAAGTGATAGCAGTGTTATCTTCAGGAATAAAGAGAAGTTTTTCATATTGTAACTtggaacaggaggaaaaaaatattcaactttAACTTGATTACCATCAGTTTCATCATAAAATACAAGGGAAAATATTGTCATATTTTGCAGCTTTGCTAGCTTACATGTTAAGTAATGTGAGGAATGAGATTATCACAGTATATAAAGTGATTCTGTCCTGTGTCAGGGATGAGGTTTTACATGAATTCTTTcctagtaataaaataaaaactaaaaaagaggaGAGATATTCTTGTTTTGGCAACCGAGTCCACTCCAAAATCACAATTTTTATTAAGACCATCATAATTATCAAATTATGCTTGGTGAAACACTCTTGGAGGCAATcatggagcagagagaaagggggaaaggcagagaagatGGGGTTCTACAGTTTCCTTCTCTATGTCCCTACTTTTTCTGAGCAGGCCTGTTTTAAAAACTGGGCTTTCACCTAAAAGTATGAATAAAGGGTCCTTGGACTAAGAAAGTTTGACTTTCAAAAGTCTGTCAGATTACACAAATAATTCAAATTCTTTTGATGGGTTATAAAGCGGGCAGTTTCTTCAGATTTCCCATTTACAGTATATACTTAATGACCACTGGTTTTTAAAACCATGTTGCGCAGTTTTTAAAACAGGATCAAagtgcatttttttccccttctaaaaACACTGAATAAGAAAGATTCTCTTACAGGGGGGATTATCCTAGTCTGACATCCtttaataaaaaactaaattttaggggtacctggatggttcagtcagttaagtgtctgactcttgattttagctcaggtcatgatctcagggtcctgggattgagcaccatgtcaggttctgtgctcagcagggaatctgctctaGGACTGTCTCCttcttccactgcccctccctccacacatgcacgctctctcaaataaataaatcttaagaaaagcaACAATTTTTTAGACCGTTAACATCAGCTGTTTCAAACCAGTTACTGACCCAAATGAGAGTATTACAAcattgaaaaattaagaaaaaaattattacatcACACATAAACACACCCATATCCAGAATCAGTTTTGGCATATACCATTCAGCATTGGGATGAGAAGTTGAAACCATCTGTGGAAAGTCAATCATGGTGATGTGGTCATCTTTATCCAAAATGAGATTAAATTCATTGAAATCTCCATGAATTAGTCCATGATTTGCAAGTTTGACGATCAGTTCCATAGCTTCATCATATACTGATGCAGGATCTTCAACATGGTGTATCTGACATCTCAAAGTATGAAAATaggttatttgtatttatttacgaTTTTCATGAAAGCAAGCATGTATGTGTATTAATATTTCCATTCTTTAATTCCCTAAcaactttttcttcatttctatcaGCATACAGACATAACAGCTcccacttattattttttttctttaaaagaagccATCACTGCCTCAATTCTGTATCCTCTATCCACTATAGACTTTCTCTGAGAATTACAGCCAAACTTCTCCTCATTCTTCCCTCCCATTCTACGGAAAccatttcaaacattttcatcCACCTTGTTCCAAAGAAATAAGTTTGGTCAAAGCTACAAATCACTTCCATGTTGCTAAGTCCAGTAGTCATTATTCGGTCTGTCAGTTAAGCTCTTCACCCTTGTTGAAATACGTCCTTCACTTTACCCTTAGTGTACCAACTCTTCAGGCTATCCTCTTTCCACATGTATTACTCTGGCTTAGTCTTTTGGTTGACTAGTTCTTCATCTTTCCTTGACCTTTAAATTTTAGCACTCCTCAAAGGTTATTGTTAGGAGCTTTTATTTACAATCATTTTTGGTGATCTCATTCAGGCTCATGGctttacatactatatatatactgcTCAATCTAGACATCTCTGAACTCTGAGGCTTCTCAAACTTAACATCTCAGTCCCACACTGAACCTCTGATTCTAATTCACCCTCTAACTCCAAGCTGCTGCTTCTATAATCTTTCCCATTTCTGTAAATGAAAACTTTGTACCTCCAACTAATTTGTTATTCAGGCCCAAATCCTTGGTATTACCCTTGACATTCCTCTTCCTTCATATCAATATCCAATCCCAAACAAATCATGTTGTCTCTACCcaaaaaatatatccagaatctgaaCACTTTTTATCACCTTAAAATCTACAATTCTGACCTAAACAACCATTATCTCTTGCCTGGATTATTACAATAATCACCTAATTTGTCTTCCTAATTGTCCTTATCTCATTTCAGTCTATTCTCAAAACAACAGCCACAGTGATTCTATTAAAATAGTCACACCATGTCTCTTCTCCAAAATCATCCATAGCCTCCTATcccaatcaaaataaaaaagccctTGTCCTAACTATTACTACATTGGCAATGACactgcaatatataaatgtataaaatcaacACGTTGCgcagtttatatttatatatcaaatgtattaaaaaagaaatgaaaaattccctGCAATGGCCTTTAAAGCCTAAATGATCTagttcccagcagcctctctGATCTTATCACTTGTATTCTCTGCCCTCACTCACTTAACTGCAGCCACACCAGCCTCTCAACTGGTCCCTGAACATTTAGGCATGCTCCCATCTCAGGATTTATGTAGTTGCTGTCCCTTCTCTAAGCTATCTCTTAGATAGCTGTAtggttttctctctcatttctttagGACTGTGCTCAAAAAATACCTCATCAATGAGACTCTTCCTGCCCATTTATGTGAAAATAGCAGCTTCCTCCACCTACATCAGTACTTTCTGTCCTCCTTACCAGCTTTATTTTTATCAACTGCATTGTCTACCATCTGATAATCATATATTTCCTTAATTAGCTATTTATTGCATGTCTCCTTCCAACAGAATATAAGCTctatgaaggcagagattttgttttgttcactgctgagcCTTGGTTATGTCCTAGAATAGTGCTTGGTATATACTAGATTGTTactaaatacttgttgaatgaatcacAGAGATTACAAAATCCATACTGTTAGAATGAAACTGAGTTTTTAGTTTGCATGAGACTACAGCTTTCTATGAATTTATCTCtattaaatattccatttaattAACAGACATTTTGAAAGCTAAaccttacatttatttattaggatCCATAGTTTCCAGAATAATAAATACTTACAGAGGATAGCCATTTATGAGTTCCATGACCACCGCATGGCGATTATAATCAATTGGTTTTGGGACTGGGAATTTCCTCTCATACAATGCCTGAAACATACCAAAACAGGTATAAACTAATGAAGACGTCAttaatttttagggaaaaataaaagcaaaaatactggctcacaaacagaaaaaaaacacgGAAGTCTTTACAAAATTACAGTTAACACACGCTTATTTATGTATGGCTTATTcacagcaaaaatgaactatacataaaacaaaattttaaaccaGTTTACTTAATTCACTTTTTCACCAAGCATTAATTTacttaacatttactgaatattaTACATGGTGTTAGGGTTACAaaattcagtgttaaaaagtcTGTCCCCAAGAAGCCTACATACAGTCTCTTAGGATTTATCttcttattttgttaaatttttgtcACTAATTGGGAGTGTACTTAAAAATTCAcgtggagggtgcctgggtgcctcaattggttaggtgtctgcctttggctcagtttgtgatctcagggtcctggggtcaagtcccatatcgggcttgcctctgcttggtgaggagtctgtttatccctttcattctccctttgtactctctctcaaataaatatataatctttaaaaatttacatggaaataagTTGTAATTGGGAAATTTATGCCCTCTACAATTTGGAATGCTACTATTTCAATGTAGGCCTTTGTTACTTACACCTATTTGCTCCAACAGTGGTTCTAGCTTTTGCCACGATATCTAACCTTTACTCTGTGTACCAATACCAAACTTAAATAGTTATGTCAATGGTCCATTGAAGAAAACCTACAATGTTGTAAGTATTGATTTCAGTCTGGAAAACTTTTCCTGGTTGTCAAAACTCTCTTTAATCTACTTATCCAGTCCTAGTTTTTCCAGTACTCTTTTTAATAAGCACTCTGGAGTACACACAGAATGGAGTGCATTCATGTCTTTGCCCATAGTGACTCCTCTGCAAAGTACAGTCTTACTATCTTCTCCTTAGAGACAATTATATGCATGCTTCATGACTCTACTCAACTTCTACTCACTTTATGAAACCTCCTTTATCAACTATTCTAGTCTACAGAAGTTTCTCTAAATATaagatgtaatttaatttttaaactattctctctctctatatatataacatatttgtgTTGTGTTCCTAATTTTAAGACACTGACTGCATTACTTATTTTTTCGGTATACACACCTTCACCCCACTGCATGCCAACTACTTAATACAGTGGTAGGCATACAACTGGTATTTAATATATTATCTATTAACAGGGTTAGTTTTAGAAAGCTGTTTACTTCCTATCTTTTTTGTGAGAGTAACTGAATTACTTCTCATTCcccaaaggtttttgtttgtttggctttaataatttttttttctcccgaTGCAAATTCTTTTGAACATGCCTTGGCAGCTCAATAGCATATAATAATCTTAACTATTGTCATAGTGGTCTAGCCCTTGCACTATGGCTTAATCGTTTAAGGTATCACCTAATCTTATTTTacactctaggaaaaaaaaagaataaatttaagaagcatATTTATGTACAACCTCGTTCTATTCTAGTACCTTCAAATAAACATCTGAGAAAACACCTAGTGCAGTTTTGGGAAAATGTGTAACAATCCCTACCAAACTGCCTACTTACTGATTGTTTATCATTGGTTACAAACCATTAGTATAAGACAAGAAACATCTATCATGTACGTACGGTATCAGCATCACTTATATTGTCTTGAGAATTCTCCCATGATTACTAAAAATTTAAGCACATGAATTAAAATAACCTACTCAAAGAACACTCCTAAGAGTTTCATATACTGGTCATATACTAGAGtgactccctttttttttttttttaatgtatgtatgtatatatgtatgtattcttaGTAATCTCTTTATctaacatgggactcaaactcacaaccctgagatcaagagttgcatgctctttcaACTTAGCTAGCCTGGTGCCCCTAGAGTGACTTTTagtaaatcaaaattttaaaaagtgaagataaGTAGTAATAAATAAACACTATTATTTTGGAGAATAATAGCAATATGATACTATTTTCTGTTTAATTAAATGTTATTGAAGATATTTAATTTAGTTATTAAAGATATTTAACAAATCTTGGGGcatttgggtgactcagtcggttaagcatctgccttcagatcaggtcatcatccctgggtcctgggatggagccgcaggtcaggctctgctcagtgagagcctacttctccctctccctctccctttgccagtccccctgcttgtgctctctcactctctctctctcaaatcaataaaattaaaaaaataaataaataaaataaaaagagatatttAACAAATCTATCCTGAACTTAATTTTGAAGGTGAAAGGTTAAAGGCTAAAGATTTTTACCATTCCTAATATGCATGCATATTTGTAAATCAACATTTCTTTTCTATTACATGAAGGAAAAACACTAGTCAACTTACCCGAGACACTAAGGTTTCTACAGATAACTACTATAGGTAATTCCCTGGGATTTTCAATTAGAGACAAACGTATGCATATTTATGTATACTGAATAGATATACATTCACACAAACATCTGTGAGGCAATTACAACATTAattattaagtttattattattaaatatttaataattaaatgttaattattaaatattgttaatattgtaGAATATTATCTCATATTACAAGATAATACTTTACTAATATTATAGAACACATTTTGCCTTGATTTGCATTAGTAACAATGAAAAATGCcttcatatcagaaaaaaaagtcaccagaAGCACAAATAACAGGAAAAAGCAATAATTAAAAGTAAGTGAAAGAATTGGGACTGGGGGTAGAGAGATGTAGGGGCAGC
Proteins encoded in this region:
- the RIOK2 gene encoding serine/threonine-protein kinase RIO2 isoform X3, translating into MGVGKESDIYIVANEEGQQFALKLHRLGRTSFRNLKNKRDYHKHRHNMSWLYLSRLSAMKEFAYMKALYERKFPVPKPIDYNRHAVVMELINGYPLCQIHHVEDPASVYDEAMELIVKLANHGLIHGDFNEFNLILDKDDHITMIDFPQMVSTSHPNAEWYFDRDVKCIRDFFMKRFSYESELYPTFSDIRREDSLDVEVSASGYTKEMQAYDELLHPVGPDDKNTETKDESEFSHSDEEMLEKAKVYSLKNHSDPNSTDETADCCCKSSGDLEQIKKDDLSDESADAHNFEIPEFSQALEEIEEQVVNSSVTECSEEKNKTENDTRQNGKAGQEGICMGYEEYEDVCPHLLALSSLNKEIRPFRDEENTEDIKQSRTRTLSVTSAGSVLSCSTIPQEVVKQKVKRQLTKQQKSAIRRRLQKGEANIFTKQRRENMQNIKSSLEAANFWGE
- the RIOK2 gene encoding serine/threonine-protein kinase RIO2 isoform X1, giving the protein MGKVNVAKLRYMSRDDFRVLTAVEMGMKNHEIVPCSLVASIASLKHGGCNKVLRELVKHKLIAWERTKTVQGYRLTNAGYDYLALKTLSSRQVVESVGNQMGVGKESDIYIVANEEGQQFALKLHRLGRTSFRNLKNKRDYHKHRHNMSWLYLSRLSAMKEFAYMKALYERKFPVPKPIDYNRHAVVMELINGYPLCQIHHVEDPASVYDEAMELIVKLANHGLIHGDFNEFNLILDKDDHITMIDFPQMVSTSHPNAEWYFDRDVKCIRDFFMKRFSYESELYPTFSDIRREDSLDVEVSASGYTKEMQAYDELLHPVGPDDKNTETKDESEFSHSDEEMLEKAKVYSLKNHSDPNSTDETADCCCKSSGDLEQIKKDDLSDESADAHNFEIPEFSQALEEIEEQVVNSSVTECSEEKNKTENDTRQNGKAGQEGICMGYEEYEDVCPHLLALSSLNKEIRPFRDEENTEDIKQSRTRTLSVTSAGSVLSCSTIPQEVVKQKVKRQLTKQQKSAIRRRLQKGEANIFTKQRRENMQNIKSSLEAANFWGE
- the RIOK2 gene encoding serine/threonine-protein kinase RIO2 isoform X2, giving the protein MGKVNVAKLRYMSRDDFRVLTAVEMGMKNHEIVPCSLVASIASLKHGGCNKVLRELVKHKLIAWERTKTVQGYRLTNAGYDYLALKTLSSRQVVESVGNQMGVGKESDIYIVANEEGQQFALKLHRLGRTSFRNLKNKRDYHKHRHNMSWLYLSRLSAMKEFAYMKALYERKFPVPKPIDYNRHAVVMELINGYPLCQIHHVEDPASVYDEAMELIVKLANHGLIHGDFNEFNLILDKDDHITMIDFPQMVSTSHPNAEWYFDRDVKCIRDFFMKRFSYESELYPTFSDIRREDSLDVEVSASGYTKEMQAYDELLHPVGPDDKNTETKDESEFSHSDEEMLEKAKVYSLKNHSDPNSTDETADCCCKSSGDLEQIKKDDLSDESADAHNFEIPEFSQALEEIEEQVVNSSVTECSEEKNKTENDTRQNGKAGQEGICMGYEEYEDVCPHLLALSSLNKEIRPFRDEENTEDIKQSRTRTLSVTSAGSVLSCSTIPQW